The following are encoded in a window of Drosophila simulans strain w501 chromosome 3L, Prin_Dsim_3.1, whole genome shotgun sequence genomic DNA:
- the LOC6737793 gene encoding uncharacterized protein LOC6737793 isoform X1, with translation MDTKTQDSEYVEIHPKISYLSAQELIAHRHTEFEPPSGGLKRTKNEGTAAEVEELKRAQEYLRAQLSVPRIERLGGRALAVWHEEQQVAEVKRKDGKFENFGYSEQGKLYLEYFEAMFLLEVGRLQLEYCGLVVSIEQAYVLLLGEMESERYTNYLVYSALSRSGYIVVKHVPPQEILQEVTSADCIWALLKEKVGNQPVPDHIKTSPFYPIAEKRMEDVKELITSQKAEDLNIVVDPIDLKFAQRKRMAVEKPIEEPASKKEKFSTTGRSLVDQLKCEFSYAKFEEIFEKFDMVQLKSQDYIKDKLDTPSALKIIFDLHLHNKGFKKSAPNAPNFNVIILPSQVPFPAHDQISKMKHQNLLTAPLLVISVSESKQIQAFLYYIS, from the exons ATGGACACCAAAACACAAGATTCGGAATATGTGGAAATTCATCCAAAAATTAGCTATTTAAG TGCCCAGGAGCTCATTGCGCATCGTCACACTGAATTCGAACCTCCGAGTGGAGGTCTAAAACGAACTAAAAATGAGGGAACTGCAGCGGAAGTTGAGGAGCTTAAAAGAGCGCAGG AGTATTTGCGTGCTCAATTGTCAGTGCCTCGGATAGAAAGACTCGGAGGAAGGGCACTTGCCGTTTGGCACGAGGAGCAACAAGTGGCAGAAGTCAAACGCAAAGATgggaaattcgaaaatttcggATACAGCGAGCAGGGAAAGCTCTATTTGGAGTACTTCGAAGCGATGTTCCTACTAGAagtt GGACGCTTACAACTGGAGTACTGTGGTTTAGTAGTTTCAATCGAGCAAGCTTATGTGCTCCTTCTGGGAGAGATGGAAAGCGAAAGGTACACCAACTACCTAGTTTACTCGGCTTTATCCCGATCTGGCTATATAGTCGTTAAGCATGTGCCTCCTCAGGAAATTCTCCAAGAAGTTACCAGTGCAGATTGTATTTGGGCACTGCTGAAGGAAAAAGTGGGAAATCAGCCAGTACCAGATCATATCAAAACTTCACCTTTTTACCCTATTGCGGAAAAGCGTATGGAAGATGTGAAGGAACTTATAACATCTCAAAAGGCGGAAGATCTTAATATTGTTGTAGATCCCATTGATTTGAAATTCGCACAACGAAAACGTATGGCTGTGGAAAAACCAATCGAAGAACCTGCcagtaaaaaagaaaagttctCCACAACAGGTCGAAGTCTCGTTGATCAACTTAAATGCGAATTTTCATATGCCAAATTTGAAGAGATCTTTGAAAAATTCGATATGGTGCAACTTAAAAGCCAAGATTATATCAAAGACAAATTAGATACTCCCTCTGCCTTGAAGATAATCTTTGATCTACATCTGCACAACAAGGGTTTCAAAAAAAGTGCACCCAACGCACCAAACTTTAATGTTATAATACTTCCATCGCAGGTGCCGTTTCCCGCCCACGACCAAATCTCCAAGATGAAACATCAAAATCTTCTCACCGCACCACTGCTCGTCATATCCGTAAGCGAATC
- the LOC6737795 gene encoding palmitoyltransferase app isoform X2, whose amino-acid sequence MNLLCCCCCSNMAPNQRVTRKWELFAGRNKFYCDGLLMSAPHTGVFYLTCILITGTSALFFAFDCPFLADSINPAIPIVGAVLYFFTMSSLLRTTFTDPGVIPRASNDEAAYIEKQIEVPNSLNSPTYRPPPRTKEVLVKGQTVKLKYCFTCKIFRPPRASHCSLCDNCVDRFDHHCPWVGNCVGKRNYRFFYLFLVSLAFLAVFIFSCSVTHLVLLMKKEHEVFNVIKAAPFTVIVVFICFFSIWSVIGLAGFHTYLTTSDQTTNEDLKGSFSSKGGPRTQNPYSRGNICLNCCHILCGPMTPSLIDRRGIATDEFIQQMQHQSSPRHALSDVLSASHMVTTSQPMMGVMGGGGIGGAGGGISIGGAELKPRFYDESNPSSSTLEGNGGAINGHGNGHGNGFDHPPPSYDLVQNGNSNSLAQLVDNEIPLAQMDIPAYTHQTATQARQYRHRHHKQRQISNGGTVSYENQLATASSEDELDDPDVVVVGSPEVVAAVAAIASNKAREMRNRSGSYSNLFDADFEAALVNSSLADNHVRGEGASSSGKQSAGAALLAAAISGKTENMYSNVLPVDNDTDPADSTLHVYSNIIDERKQQEQTNNVLSSTLLCDDLDLDDPVSASCHVKRKSLGDGAEQVKSAERLRMLHDNTMIDTALDLDSLDGSSMGNNSQSCLVKSGKPNANSVTTNVAIV is encoded by the exons CTGTCCCTTTCTGGCGGACAGCATAAATCCGGCCATTCCGATTGTGGGAGCGGTACTATACTTCTTCACGATGAGCTCCTTGCTGCGCACAACCTTCACGGATCCGGGCGTCATACCGCGAGCCTCCAACGATGAGGCCGCCTATATTGAAAAGCAAATTG AGGTGCCAAACTCGCTGAACAGTCCCACATATCGACCGCCGCCGAGGACCAAGGAGGTCCTGGTCAAAGGACAAACGGTCAAGCTGAAATACTGCTTCACCTGCAAGATCTTCCGGCCGCCGAGAGCCTCGCACTGCAGCCTGTGCGACAACTGCGTGGACCGCTTCGATCACCACTGTCCCTGG GTGGGAAACTGCGTGGGCAAGCGGAATTATCGGTTCTTTTACTTGTTTCTAGTCTCATTGGCATTTTTAGCTGTATTTATATTCTCGTGCTCTGTGACGCATTTAGTTTTAT TGATGAAGAAGGAGCACGAGGTCTTTAATGTAATCAAGGCGGCGCCCTTCACTGTGATTGTTGTGTTCATTTGCTTCTTCTCGATATGGTCGGTGATCGGCCTGGCCGGCTTCCATACCTATCTGACGACTAGCGATCAGACAACCAACGAGGAT CTCAAGGGATCCTTCTCCTCCAAAGGCGGTCCACGCACCCAAAATCCCTATTCGCGGGGCAACATTTGCCTGAACTGCTGTCACATCCTGTGCGGACCCATGACGCCCTCGCTGATCGATAG ACGCGGCATCGCCACCGACGAGTTCATCCAGCAGATGCAGCACCAGTCGAGTCCTCGGCACGCACTGAGCGATGTGCTGAGTGCCTCGCACATGGTCACCACCTCGCAGCCCATGATGGGCgttatgggtggtggtggcatcgGTGGTGCCGGCGGCGGGATCAGCATTGGTGGAGCGGAGCTAAAGCCCCGATTCTACGACGAG TCCAATCCCTCCTCCTCGACACTGGAGGGCAACGGAGGTGCCATCAATGGCCATGGGAATGGCCATGGCAACGGCTTCGATCATCCGCCGCCCAGTTACGACCTGGTCCAAAACG GTAATTCCAATAGTCTAGCTCAGCTGGTGGACAACGAGATACCGCTGGCCCAAATGGACATTCCGGCTTATACCCACCAAACGGCCACCCAGGCGCGTCAGTACCGCCATCGTCATCACAAACAGCGCCAGATATCCAATGGCGGCACTGTTAGCTACGAGAATCAGTTGGCCACCGCCAGCAGCGAGGATGAGCTGGATGATCCTGATGTTGTGGTCGTGGGCAGTCCCGAAGTGGTGGCTGCCGTGGCGGCCATAGCCTCCAATAAGGCAAGGGAAATGCGCAACCGCAGCGGAAGCTATAGCAATCTCTTCGATGCTGACTTCGAGGCGGCACTGGTCAACTCCTCGTTGGCGGATAACCATGTCAGAGGTGAAGGAGCCAGCAGTTCCGGGAAGCAATCTGCGGGCGCAGCTCTATTAGCGGCTGCCATCAGTGGAAAAACGGAGAACATGTACAGCAATGTGCTGCCAGTGGACAATGATACGGATCCAGCGGATTCCACGCTGCATGTGTACTCCAATATCATCGATGAACgcaagcagcaggagcagaccAACAATGTGCTGTCCTCCACTCTGCTCTGCGACGATCTCGACCTGGACGATCCGGTTAGTGCTTCGTGTCATGTGAAAAGAAAGTCCCTGGGCGATGGAGCCGAGCAGGTGAAGTCGGCGGAGAGATTGAGAATGCTGCACGACAACACGATGATAGACACGGCCTTGGATCTGGACAGCTTGGATGGCTCCAGCATGGGCAACAACTCACAGTCGTGCCTGGTGAAGTCGGGCAAACCGAATGCCAACTCCGTGACCACGAACGTGGCCATAGTCTAA
- the LOC6737793 gene encoding uncharacterized protein LOC6737793 isoform X2: MDTKTQDSEYVEIHPKISYLSAQELIAHRHTEFEPPSGGLKRTKNEGTAAEVEELKRAQEYLRAQLSVPRIERLGGRALAVWHEEQQVAEVKRKDGKFENFGYSEQGKLYLEYFEAMFLLEGRLQLEYCGLVVSIEQAYVLLLGEMESERYTNYLVYSALSRSGYIVVKHVPPQEILQEVTSADCIWALLKEKVGNQPVPDHIKTSPFYPIAEKRMEDVKELITSQKAEDLNIVVDPIDLKFAQRKRMAVEKPIEEPASKKEKFSTTGRSLVDQLKCEFSYAKFEEIFEKFDMVQLKSQDYIKDKLDTPSALKIIFDLHLHNKGFKKSAPNAPNFNVIILPSQVPFPAHDQISKMKHQNLLTAPLLVISVSESKQIQAFLYYIS; encoded by the exons ATGGACACCAAAACACAAGATTCGGAATATGTGGAAATTCATCCAAAAATTAGCTATTTAAG TGCCCAGGAGCTCATTGCGCATCGTCACACTGAATTCGAACCTCCGAGTGGAGGTCTAAAACGAACTAAAAATGAGGGAACTGCAGCGGAAGTTGAGGAGCTTAAAAGAGCGCAGG AGTATTTGCGTGCTCAATTGTCAGTGCCTCGGATAGAAAGACTCGGAGGAAGGGCACTTGCCGTTTGGCACGAGGAGCAACAAGTGGCAGAAGTCAAACGCAAAGATgggaaattcgaaaatttcggATACAGCGAGCAGGGAAAGCTCTATTTGGAGTACTTCGAAGCGATGTTCCTACTAGAa GGACGCTTACAACTGGAGTACTGTGGTTTAGTAGTTTCAATCGAGCAAGCTTATGTGCTCCTTCTGGGAGAGATGGAAAGCGAAAGGTACACCAACTACCTAGTTTACTCGGCTTTATCCCGATCTGGCTATATAGTCGTTAAGCATGTGCCTCCTCAGGAAATTCTCCAAGAAGTTACCAGTGCAGATTGTATTTGGGCACTGCTGAAGGAAAAAGTGGGAAATCAGCCAGTACCAGATCATATCAAAACTTCACCTTTTTACCCTATTGCGGAAAAGCGTATGGAAGATGTGAAGGAACTTATAACATCTCAAAAGGCGGAAGATCTTAATATTGTTGTAGATCCCATTGATTTGAAATTCGCACAACGAAAACGTATGGCTGTGGAAAAACCAATCGAAGAACCTGCcagtaaaaaagaaaagttctCCACAACAGGTCGAAGTCTCGTTGATCAACTTAAATGCGAATTTTCATATGCCAAATTTGAAGAGATCTTTGAAAAATTCGATATGGTGCAACTTAAAAGCCAAGATTATATCAAAGACAAATTAGATACTCCCTCTGCCTTGAAGATAATCTTTGATCTACATCTGCACAACAAGGGTTTCAAAAAAAGTGCACCCAACGCACCAAACTTTAATGTTATAATACTTCCATCGCAGGTGCCGTTTCCCGCCCACGACCAAATCTCCAAGATGAAACATCAAAATCTTCTCACCGCACCACTGCTCGTCATATCCGTAAGCGAATC
- the LOC6737795 gene encoding palmitoyltransferase app isoform X1, protein MNLLCCCCCSNMAPNQRVTRKWELFAGRNKFYCDGLLMSAPHTGVFYLTCILITGTSALFFAFDCPFLADSINPAIPIVGAVLYFFTMSSLLRTTFTDPGVIPRASNDEAAYIEKQIEVPNSLNSPTYRPPPRTKEVLVKGQTVKLKYCFTCKIFRPPRASHCSLCDNCVDRFDHHCPWVGNCVGKRNYRFFYLFLVSLAFLAVFIFSCSVTHLVLLMKKEHEVFNVIKAAPFTVIVVFICFFSIWSVIGLAGFHTYLTTSDQTTNEDLKGSFSSKGGPRTQNPYSRGNICLNCCHILCGPMTPSLIDRRGIATDEFIQQMQHQSSPRHALSDVLSASHMVTTSQPMMGVMGGGGIGGAGGGISIGGAELKPRFYDESNPSSSTLEGNGGAINGHGNGHGNGFDHPPPSYDLVQNGKSRKHHQQRCSLQTLLPASAQQQFKASKHKHKQLKQHLVAAELQQHEGGPGPGPNSPSLLRSPATSSSYRLNLKRSLHLPLTPSYDDVRHSPLPLLHHHVHAQQTTAIGTVAAAAAAVASGASGTHAGTGTGTGGSSSSATTTAPTSVSVSLATAPPPLAPRRPSTLQLQASGAISASNSTLTTIHTTAPQAPAPTDFKYYSPQRSTDSNLMRNYPFPKAARGMRRQSTMSVDSQKVNIAGYQPLPMRKPYKHQEVMFELKSPTNRLTIRECDFGGGGEPCDDDQSIKDSQIFRVSKRNLYMNHRSPWKERDRYSNLYEYSFNIDLNSIIEDAAGSDSS, encoded by the exons CTGTCCCTTTCTGGCGGACAGCATAAATCCGGCCATTCCGATTGTGGGAGCGGTACTATACTTCTTCACGATGAGCTCCTTGCTGCGCACAACCTTCACGGATCCGGGCGTCATACCGCGAGCCTCCAACGATGAGGCCGCCTATATTGAAAAGCAAATTG AGGTGCCAAACTCGCTGAACAGTCCCACATATCGACCGCCGCCGAGGACCAAGGAGGTCCTGGTCAAAGGACAAACGGTCAAGCTGAAATACTGCTTCACCTGCAAGATCTTCCGGCCGCCGAGAGCCTCGCACTGCAGCCTGTGCGACAACTGCGTGGACCGCTTCGATCACCACTGTCCCTGG GTGGGAAACTGCGTGGGCAAGCGGAATTATCGGTTCTTTTACTTGTTTCTAGTCTCATTGGCATTTTTAGCTGTATTTATATTCTCGTGCTCTGTGACGCATTTAGTTTTAT TGATGAAGAAGGAGCACGAGGTCTTTAATGTAATCAAGGCGGCGCCCTTCACTGTGATTGTTGTGTTCATTTGCTTCTTCTCGATATGGTCGGTGATCGGCCTGGCCGGCTTCCATACCTATCTGACGACTAGCGATCAGACAACCAACGAGGAT CTCAAGGGATCCTTCTCCTCCAAAGGCGGTCCACGCACCCAAAATCCCTATTCGCGGGGCAACATTTGCCTGAACTGCTGTCACATCCTGTGCGGACCCATGACGCCCTCGCTGATCGATAG ACGCGGCATCGCCACCGACGAGTTCATCCAGCAGATGCAGCACCAGTCGAGTCCTCGGCACGCACTGAGCGATGTGCTGAGTGCCTCGCACATGGTCACCACCTCGCAGCCCATGATGGGCgttatgggtggtggtggcatcgGTGGTGCCGGCGGCGGGATCAGCATTGGTGGAGCGGAGCTAAAGCCCCGATTCTACGACGAG TCCAATCCCTCCTCCTCGACACTGGAGGGCAACGGAGGTGCCATCAATGGCCATGGGAATGGCCATGGCAACGGCTTCGATCATCCGCCGCCCAGTTACGACCTGGTCCAAAACGGTAAGTCCCGCAAGCATCACCAGCAGCGCTGCTCCCTGCAAACCCTGCTGCCGGCCAGTGCCCAGCAGCAGTTCAAGGccagcaaacacaaacacaagcaacTGAAGCAGCACCTGGTGGCCGCCGAGTTGCAGCAACATGAGGGCGGTCCAGGACCGGGTCCAAATTCGCCCTCGCTACTGCGCTCGCCGGCCACGTCCTCCTCCTACCGGTTGAACCTCAAGCGATCGCTGCACCTGCCGCTGACACCGTCGTACGACGATGTCCGCCACTCGCCGCTCCCGCTGCTGCATCACCACGTTCATGCCCAGCAGACCACAGCCATTGGcacagtggcagcagcagcagcggcggtggCATCCGGCGCCAGCGGCACCCATGCCGGCACCGGCACTGGTACGGGtggttcctcctcctccgccaccaccaccgcaccCACTTCGGTGTCCGTGTCGTTGGCCACGGCACCGCCGCCGCTGGCGCCACGACGCCCGTCGacgctgcagctgcaggccaGCGGAGCGATCTccgccagcaacagcacctTGACCACCATACACACTACGGCGCCACAAGCGCCGGCGCCCACGGACTTCAAATACTATTCGCCGCAACGCAGCACCGACTCCAATCTGATGAGGAACTATCCGTTCCCGAAGGCGGCACGCGGAATGCGCCGTCAGTCGACCATGTCGGTGGACTCGCAGAAAGTTAATATAGCCGGCTATCAGCCGCTGCCGATGCGGAAGCCGTACAAGCACCAGGAGGTGATGTTCGAACTGAAGTCGCCGACCAACCGGCTGACGATTCGCGAGTGCGACTTTGGCGGTGGCGGTGAACCCTGCGATGACGATCAGTCGATCAAGGACAGCCAGATCTTTCGTGTTAGTAAACGAAATCTTTATATGAATCACCGGTCGCCGTGGAAGGAGCGCGACCGCTACTCCAATCTCTACGAGTATTCGTTCAACATCGATCTCAACTCGATCATCGAGGATGCGGCGGGCAGTGACTCGTCATAG